Proteins from a single region of Zingiber officinale cultivar Zhangliang unplaced genomic scaffold, Zo_v1.1 ctg31, whole genome shotgun sequence:
- the LOC122037404 gene encoding SH3 domain-containing protein 3-like isoform X2 — protein sequence MDALRRQASKLREQVSKQQQAVIKQFSTSGYGSSDVMVIDEIELQRHQQLEKLYKSTRETRDFQKDTVKAAEAYVTIGHRHIEIGLKLSEDCYRYGGENHATDAILAKAAALYGGAIRNVEKELEDFSSFLTSQVNIAICLDLFRVNREFGLFQLSIH from the exons ATGGACGCGCTGAGGAGGCAGGCGAGCAAGCTGCGGGAGCAGGTCTCCAAGCAGCAGCAG GCAGTGATAAAACAGTTTAGTACGAGTGGTTATGGGAGCTCCGATGTGATGGTCATAGATGAAATTGAACTGCAGAGACATCAACAACTAGAAAAGTTATACAAGTCTACTCGTGAAACTAGG GATTTTCAGAAAGATACTGTCAAAGCAGCTGAAGCATATGTAACCATAGGGCATAGACACATTGAAATAG GTTTAAAGTTATCAGAAGATTGCTACAGATATGGAGGTGAAAATCATGCTACTGATGCAATTCTAGCCAAGGCAGCTGCTTTGTATGGTGGTGCGATAAGAAATGTAGAGAAAGAGCTTGAAGATTTCAGTTCCTTTCTGACTTCACAGGTTAACATCGCTATTTGTTTGGATCTTTTTCGCGTGAATAGAGAATTTGGTTTGTTCCAATTATCTATCCATTAA